Proteins encoded in a region of the Vicia villosa cultivar HV-30 ecotype Madison, WI linkage group LG5, Vvil1.0, whole genome shotgun sequence genome:
- the LOC131602751 gene encoding lysine-specific demethylase JMJ28-like: MKKESASANEEVLPDNLRCGRTDGKQWRCKRRVMDDLKLCEIHYLQGKHRQYREKVPESLKLQRKRKNEGETVVIDNAETEAARAESKFKMELRKIKKKRKFSEDSEALTDTPSASASASAPATVSVRKRTMKQCDTQLDLIRMVLEREVEKRKGNSSSNNKKKKKKKKKEIKTEEVELRHYNEGELRKELPNGVMEISPALMPHDYNNVSSHCDVKVGADHKIVAVTPRYFRSKNIDRVAAGKLQVMPNGPNLKKGNTKMKKCHWCQRSDSVNLVQCSSCQKEFFCFGCIREQYLDTRSEVKKACPVCQRTCTCKDCLGSQCNDSESKPCVTGKIRVDRILHFHYLICMLLPVLKRISEDRETELETKAKFKGKNISDIQIKQVEFGYNENINCNHCRIPVLDLHRSCVSCSYSLCLSCCEKLCPGRTSGEINSSMLKQPDQMDPCGDNESRILDQNGISCDNLTGISTLPERRNCNDIEKLSCPPTELGGCGTGMLDLKCIFPPTLLKEMEIKAEEIVCSYDFPETLDKSSSCSLCFDTDLNTNRYNQLQKSAEREDSSDNCLFCPTVLDISGDNFEHFQKHWGKGHPIVVQDVLQSSSNLSWNPLFMFCTYLEQSITKYENNKELLESCLDWCEVEINIRQYFTGSLKSRPQRNTWHEMLKLKGWLSSQVFKEQFPAHFSEVIDALPVQEYMNPLSGLLNLAANLQHGSAKHDIGPYVYISYGCDDIEADSVTKLFCDSNDVVNIMTHSADVPLSTEQLAKIRKLLKKHKALCQVEYVATEQLPGNNVKGMILSRAEEMEQKGLRSMGKEGMEFFRRVDRTSCISTEAKKASTQSIDSNISQDGERCIFTDSEPSLHGTVHTTNLSAHDNPKSPSESFNSCKKKFTEHSGAQWDVFRRQDVPKLIEYITRHYDELIYTHDSHTKMVHPILDQSIFLDSTHKMKLKEEFKIEPWTFQQHVGEAVIIPAGCPYQIRNSKCCVHAVLEFVSPENVTECIQLIDEVRQLPEDHKAKVDKLEVKKMALHSMSTAIKEIRQLTCKT; this comes from the exons ATGAAGAAAGAATCAGCATCGGCGAACGAGGAGGTTCTACCGGACAATCTCCGGTGCGGGAGAACCGACGGGAAGCAATGGCGGTGCAAGCGGAGAGTGATGGACGATCTAAAGCTCTGCGAGATTCACTACCTCCAAGGGAAGCATCGTCAGTACAGAGAGAAAGTTCCAGAGTCTCTGAAGCTTCAGAGGAAGCGGAAAAACGAGGGTGAAACTGTTGTTATCGACAATGCGGAAACGGAAGCAGCTAGGGCAGAGAGTAAGTTCAAAATGGAGCTGAGAAAGATCAAGAAGAAGAGGAAGTTCTCGGAGGATTCGGAAGCGTTAACTGATACTCCTTCTGCTTCCGCATCTGCATCTGCTCCTGCTACTGTTTCTGTTAGGAAGAGAACAATGAAGCAATGTGACACGCAATTGGATCTTATTAGAATGGTTCTGGAGAGGGAAGTTGAGAAGAGAAAAGGGAACAGTAGCAGtaacaacaagaagaagaagaaaaagaagaaaaaggagattaaaacagaagaagtggaATTGCGGCACTATAATGAAGGGGAATTAAGGAAGGAGTTACCAAACGGGGTTATGGAAATATCTCCGGCTTTAATGCCACATGATTATAACAATGTGAGTTCTCATTGTGATGTGAAAGTTGGTGCTGACCATAAGATTGTAGCTGTAACGCCGCGTTACTTCAGGTCCAAGAATATTGATAGGGTGGCTGCTGGCAAGTTGCAG GTTATGCCTAATGGACCAAACTTGAAGAAGGGGAATACCAAGATGAAGAAGTGTCACTGGTGTCAGAGAAGTGATTCTGTGAATCTCGTTCAGTGTTCTAGCTGTCAAAAGGAGTTTTTCTGCTTTGGATGCATAAGAGAGCA GTATTTGGACACACGAAGCGAAGTTAAGAAGGCTTGTCCAGTTTGTCAAAGAACTTGCACATGTAAGGACTGTTTGGGAAGTCAATGTAACGACAGCGAAAGTAAG CCTTGTGTGACCGGTAAAATTAGAGTTGATAGAATACTGCATTTTCATTATTTGATCTGCATGCTCCTTCCGGTACTAAAGCGAATAAGTGAAGACCGGGAAACTGAGctagaaacaaaagcaaaatttaAAG GGAAAAATATTTCTGATATTCAAATCAAGCAGGTTGAATTTGGCTACAACGAAAATATCAATTG CAATCACTGCAGAATACCCGTCCTGGATCTCCATAGAAGCTGTGTTAGTTGTTCGTATAGCCTATGCTTAAGTTGTTGTGAGAAATTATGTCCAGGAAGAACTTCGGGAGAAATTAACTCATCTATGCTGAAGCAACCTGATCAGATGGACCCCTGTGGTGACAATGAGAGCCGTATTTTGGATCAGAATGGCATCTCTTGTGATAATTTAACTGGTATTTCAACATTGCCTGAGCGGAGAAATTGTAATGATATTGAAAAACTATCATGCCCTCCTACGGAACTTGGTGGTTGTGGTACAGGCATGCTTGATTTAAAATGCATTTTTCCCCCGACTTTGCTCAAAGAGATGGAAATAAAGGCAGAAGAAATTGTTTGCAGCTATGACTTTCCCGAAACTTTGGATAAAAGTTCAAGCTGCTCACTGTGTTTTGACACTGACCTCAACACTAACCGATATAATCAGTTGCAGAAATCAGCTGAGAGAGAAGATTCATCGGACAATTGCTTGTTTTGTCCCACAGTTTTGGACATCAGTGGTGATAACTTTGAGCACTTTCAGAAACACTGGGGAAAAGGCCATCCTATAGTGGTCCAAGATGTGCTCCAGAGTTCATCAAACCTCAGTTGGAATCCACTGTTCATGTTCTGTACTTATCTCGAGCAGAGCATTACAAAGTATGAGAATAATAAGGAGTTACTTGAATCCTGTTTGGATTGGTGTGAG GTGGAAATAAACATTAGGCAGTATTTTACTGGATCTCTCAAAAGTCGTCCTCAAAGAAACACTTGGCATGAGATGCTGAAACTGAAAGGATGGCTGTCTTCCCAAGTATTCAAAGAGCAATTTCCCGCTCATTTTTCTGAAGTAATTGATGCTCTACCAGTTCAAGAATACATGAATCCTTTGTCTGGTCTTCTGAATTTAGCTGCAAATTTGCAACACGGGAGTGCGAAACATGACATTGGGCCATATGTTTATATTTCGTATGGCTGTGATGACATAGAAGCTGATTCTGTGACAAAACTCTTCTGTGACTCAAATGATGTG GTTAATATTATGACACATTCTGCGGATGTCCCTCTCTCTACAGAACAACTTGCAAAAATAAGGAAATTGCTGAAGAAGCACAAAGCTCTGTGTCAAGTGGAGTATGTCGCTACTGAACAGTTACCTGGAAATAATGTGAAAGGAATGATATTATCACGTGCTGAAGAAATGGAACAAAAAGGTTTGCGGAGTATGGGGAAAGAAGGAATGGAATTCTTCAGGAGAGTCGATAGAACATCTTGCATCTCAACTGAAGCTAAAAAAGCTTCTACTCAGAGTATAGACAGCAATATTTCCCAGGATGGAGAACGCTGCATCTTTACTGATTCTGAACCCTCTCTTCATGGGACTGTTCATACCACCAATTTGTCAGCACATGATAATCCTAAAAGTCCCTCTGAAAGCTTCAACAGTTGTAAGAAAAAGTTTACCGAGCATTCAGGCGCCCAGTGGGACGTCTTTCGTAGACAAGATGTGCCAAAGCTCATAGAATACATTACAAGACACTATGATGAACTTATTTATACCCATGACTCTCACACGAAG ATGGTTCATCCAATTCTAGACCAGAGCATTTTTCTTGACAGTACTCACAAAATGAAACTGAAGGAGGAGTTTA AGATTGAACCATGGACTTTCCAGCAACATGTTGGAGAAGCTGTCATCATTCCTGCTGGTTGTCCATACCAGATAAGGAATTCTAAG TGTTGTGTCCATGCGGTACTGGAATTTGTGTCCCCTGAGAATGTTACTGAGTGTATCCAGTTGATTGATGAAGTCAGACAGTTACCTGAAGACCATAAAGCAAAAGTAGACAAGCTGGAG GTGAAGAAAATGGCTCTACACAGCATGAGTACAGCAATTAAAGAAATACGCCAGCTTACATGCAAAACATGA